The Rhodothermales bacterium genome contains a region encoding:
- a CDS encoding DNA internalization-related competence protein ComEC/Rec2, which translates to MHRCGSVSSTSPALIVAIALAVGIWWSDLHAGYVWTGSFAIIVAGVIAATHLIRRRSGVAVHLPLSRFAVAILLLICGGSMRNQFVRQGESAWASIYRVAEDREVMVEGRVGEMRKSGSGARRFVLDDVRLRTGRRVPGRVLVYPSPHHPSPGSGARVMVSGRLASLPHARNPGEFDYAVYLRRRAIHGRLFMDDGGTFRLLSPAPGFVRATASVRDFVEAKLIAHIPSDASRSVLVAMVLGDRSGIDPVMQETFVATGLVHLLAVSGLHVMIVGLTFHRMCRPALLRLRMTWRIAESLRSVATLSLLVVYAMITGLPASVVRAVTMTAAMLLGPVIQRSSQSLNSLGVAAAAILWMQPYSLFDPGFQLSVSAVSGIILMVPPLKKTLGRRFSARVIEGAVCSSLLVSLSATASTLPVLMAHFGRASLAGIPLNVVAIPLAAAALSSAVLCLIATPMPLIASAFGASADLCMRLLTKLASTGSRLLSPLDIDAASGLVGHVGVVTLIVILVHLHQPVRTRRTLAAGMILIALLRLRPLVETPTLDVLFFDAGQGDATLIKTPHGAYVLVDAGPRNDRFDTAARVILPFLSRNRISRIDILLLTHAHADHIGGASSILRTIDVGRLVHTGIRHSSTMMEEVLNVADSVGVPRQRIAAGDSLQLDANVRMYVAGPSSSILATAGENNRSAVGIVTFGQTSLLLMGDAEELAEADLLERYKTILAADVVKVGHHGSATSSRQDLVSAVTQSSREKSWAVVSVGRRNSYGLPSRRVLDRWKSAGMETLSTATNGAVLVRSDGASFERVVWRRLR; encoded by the coding sequence ATGCATCGTTGCGGAAGCGTGTCGTCGACGTCGCCAGCCTTGATCGTGGCGATCGCGCTGGCTGTTGGAATATGGTGGTCCGATCTCCATGCCGGATACGTGTGGACCGGCAGCTTTGCTATAATCGTTGCCGGCGTCATTGCTGCAACACATCTGATTCGTAGACGATCGGGGGTGGCCGTTCATCTCCCGTTGTCAAGATTCGCAGTCGCAATTCTTCTCTTGATCTGCGGCGGCTCGATGCGCAACCAGTTTGTGCGACAGGGGGAGAGCGCGTGGGCGTCCATCTATCGCGTCGCGGAAGACCGGGAGGTAATGGTCGAAGGCCGTGTCGGGGAGATGCGGAAGTCAGGGTCGGGAGCAAGACGTTTCGTGCTGGATGATGTTCGCCTCCGAACCGGTCGTCGTGTTCCGGGGCGTGTTCTCGTATATCCATCGCCTCACCATCCGTCGCCCGGATCGGGGGCACGCGTTATGGTCTCAGGGCGCCTGGCGTCTCTGCCACACGCGAGGAACCCGGGCGAATTCGACTACGCCGTCTACCTCCGACGCCGGGCCATACATGGCCGCCTCTTCATGGATGACGGCGGAACGTTTCGCCTGCTCAGCCCCGCGCCGGGCTTCGTGCGCGCCACCGCGAGCGTCCGTGATTTTGTCGAGGCGAAGTTGATCGCTCACATCCCCTCTGATGCCTCGCGATCCGTTCTGGTCGCCATGGTTCTCGGTGATCGATCAGGAATCGACCCTGTCATGCAGGAGACCTTCGTCGCTACGGGCCTGGTACACCTCCTCGCCGTCTCGGGTCTGCACGTCATGATCGTCGGACTCACGTTCCATCGAATGTGTCGTCCCGCTCTCCTTCGGCTCCGGATGACGTGGCGAATCGCCGAGTCCCTGCGATCGGTGGCCACCCTGAGCTTACTCGTCGTCTACGCCATGATTACGGGCCTGCCGGCATCTGTGGTCAGAGCCGTTACGATGACGGCCGCGATGTTGCTCGGACCGGTGATACAGCGCAGCTCACAATCTCTGAACAGTCTCGGTGTGGCCGCGGCCGCCATTCTCTGGATGCAACCGTACTCCCTTTTCGATCCCGGATTCCAGCTCAGCGTTTCCGCCGTCAGTGGAATCATCCTTATGGTTCCGCCCCTGAAGAAAACGCTCGGACGACGCTTCTCCGCCCGAGTCATAGAAGGAGCTGTTTGCTCGAGTCTTCTCGTATCACTTTCAGCTACGGCTTCCACACTTCCGGTGTTGATGGCACACTTCGGTCGAGCGTCACTCGCGGGGATTCCCCTGAATGTTGTGGCGATACCTCTTGCCGCAGCCGCCCTGTCGTCGGCTGTCCTGTGTCTGATAGCGACGCCGATGCCGTTGATTGCGTCGGCGTTCGGAGCAAGCGCAGATCTGTGTATGCGATTGTTGACGAAACTTGCATCCACCGGATCACGACTCCTGTCTCCACTCGACATCGACGCCGCTTCCGGATTGGTCGGTCACGTGGGCGTCGTGACCCTCATCGTCATACTCGTGCATCTACACCAGCCGGTGCGAACCCGTCGCACTTTGGCCGCCGGCATGATTCTTATCGCGCTTCTTCGACTTCGTCCGCTGGTAGAAACGCCCACCCTCGATGTCCTCTTTTTCGACGCAGGCCAGGGAGATGCAACCCTCATCAAGACACCGCATGGAGCATATGTACTTGTTGATGCAGGTCCTCGCAATGATCGCTTTGACACCGCAGCACGTGTCATCTTGCCGTTCCTGTCCCGGAATCGCATTAGCCGTATCGACATTCTTCTACTGACTCACGCACACGCCGATCATATTGGAGGCGCAAGCTCCATCCTCAGAACCATCGATGTGGGTCGACTGGTCCATACGGGGATCCGCCACTCGTCCACTATGATGGAAGAGGTATTGAATGTAGCAGACAGTGTTGGAGTGCCCCGGCAGCGAATCGCTGCGGGAGACAGCCTGCAGCTGGATGCCAACGTCCGGATGTATGTCGCTGGCCCCTCATCATCAATTCTCGCGACAGCCGGTGAAAACAACCGGTCCGCCGTCGGTATCGTCACGTTTGGACAAACATCCCTGCTCCTGATGGGTGACGCGGAAGAGCTGGCGGAAGCTGATCTCCTCGAGAGGTACAAGACGATTCTAGCCGCTGACGTTGTGAAGGTGGGCCACCACGGGTCGGCTACGAGCAGTCGTCAGGATCTCGTGTCTGCCGTCACTCAATCTTCCCGGGAAAAATCGTGGGCGGTTGTCAGCGTTGGTCGAAGGAACTCGTACGGACTGCCGAGTCGTCGCGTGCTCGACAGATGGAAGTCCGCCGGCATGGAAACGTTATCGACTGCCACGAACGGCGCGGTGCTCGTCAGGTCCGATGGCGCTTCTTTCGAGCGAGTCGTGTGGCGCCGGCTGCGGTGA
- the nusB gene encoding transcription antitermination factor NusB, with protein MSSRREVRERVMQALYAYEQGGGSPEHIIKHIIRPGLEDDETSLRFSQRLFLRAIDGEEEANEIIRSHADNWEFSRIALIDRLLLRMAICEMLSFPDIPPKVSINESIEIAKRFSTENSGKFINGILDAVLLLLYEQGRLRKSGRGLVGMDSLEERSVAPDAPSIDQAPGS; from the coding sequence ATGAGCAGCCGACGTGAGGTACGAGAGAGAGTGATGCAGGCGCTCTATGCTTACGAGCAGGGCGGTGGCTCGCCGGAGCACATCATCAAGCACATCATTCGCCCCGGGCTCGAGGACGATGAGACATCGCTTCGGTTCTCACAAAGACTGTTCCTGCGAGCGATTGACGGTGAAGAGGAGGCCAATGAGATTATCCGATCACACGCCGACAACTGGGAATTCTCGCGAATTGCCCTGATTGACAGGCTCCTTCTGCGGATGGCCATCTGCGAAATGCTATCTTTTCCAGATATCCCGCCCAAAGTGTCGATTAACGAATCGATTGAGATCGCGAAGAGATTTAGTACTGAAAACAGCGGCAAGTTCATTAATGGAATCCTGGACGCGGTCCTTCTCCTGCTCTACGAGCAGGGGAGGCTACGGAAGAGCGGCCGGGGCCTTGTCGGAATGGACTCGCTGGAAGAAAGAAGTGTGGCGCCCGATGCGCCTTCGATTGATCAGGCTCCAGGTTCGTAG
- a CDS encoding universal stress protein codes for MIKKILVALDADSDTAVAIRYATEIAKRFDASVTGLAVVDLGSIKSGSKGGGIGSFYYAEKLREKLTTETRVKARELIQTFESAVVDAGIEHVEMVQEGVPVQRIVEDMKYHDLLLIGRDPHLFYGHPKKETPDTLASVVKATVAPSIVVSDSYTTIRRLVVAYDGSLASARTVRDYAHLKPFGPDVAVHLVNVYEKDSSESELMLSLLKEYLAAHGVEATAASLKSNDARTAILDYSRDVDADMLAIGSHSVSGIKRIAFGSITEKLLKECPLPLFLNQ; via the coding sequence ATGATCAAGAAAATTCTTGTAGCCCTGGATGCTGATTCCGACACAGCTGTCGCCATTCGATATGCGACGGAAATTGCGAAACGGTTTGATGCGTCAGTGACGGGCCTTGCAGTTGTTGACCTTGGAAGCATCAAGTCAGGGTCGAAGGGCGGTGGAATTGGAAGTTTTTACTACGCCGAGAAGCTCCGCGAGAAGCTCACCACCGAAACGCGCGTCAAAGCCAGAGAGTTGATTCAGACGTTTGAGTCTGCCGTGGTCGATGCTGGTATTGAACACGTGGAGATGGTTCAGGAGGGTGTTCCCGTGCAACGAATCGTGGAGGACATGAAGTACCACGATTTACTTCTAATTGGACGGGATCCACACCTGTTTTATGGTCACCCAAAGAAAGAAACTCCCGATACCCTCGCGTCAGTAGTAAAGGCCACGGTTGCTCCCTCGATTGTTGTCAGCGACTCCTACACAACAATTCGCCGGCTCGTTGTTGCATACGACGGCAGTCTTGCGTCAGCGCGAACCGTCAGGGACTATGCACATCTGAAGCCGTTTGGACCCGACGTAGCCGTCCATCTTGTTAATGTTTACGAGAAAGACTCTTCCGAGTCTGAACTGATGCTCTCGCTCCTCAAAGAGTACCTGGCTGCACACGGTGTCGAAGCGACGGCTGCAAGTTTGAAGAGTAATGATGCCCGAACAGCGATTCTCGACTACTCGCGAGACGTGGATGCGGACATGCTTGCGATCGGTTCCCACTCCGTCTCGGGCATCAAGCGAATTGCTTTCGGGTCGATTACAGAGAAGCTACTCAAGGAGTGCCCGCTTCCGTTGTTTCTCAATCAGTAG
- a CDS encoding glucose-6-phosphate isomerase: MLELNRNNLSPFVAAEEYEVLHPRLVAAHQSLLQKSGAGNNYLGWRDLLGSSASALLEELESTAAEIRERADVLVCIGIGGSYLGAQAVIAALTPHLTRPEGSPEILFAGHHLSGSYHQELLRYLEGKSVYVNVISKSGTTLEPAIAFRLLRNWMHDTFEDADRRIIVTTDPDRGKLNELRDVHGYRRYVIPADVGGRFSVLTPVGLLPIAAAGVDIRALFRGAVEMCDLLVTNEDNVALEYAAARYLLHEKGYSVDALAVLEPRLYGIARWWQQLFGESEGKNHRGLFPVMVQYTTDLHSIGQYMQDGQRRVIETFLMERQVSDTLVVPEVDGPPDGLEYLTGQRLSAVNQKAYEGTARAHLNGGVPNMTITIDSLEAVSIGRLIYFFEHAVAVGGYLLGVNPFDQPGVEDYKAEMYKLLGRS; encoded by the coding sequence ATGTTGGAACTCAATCGCAACAATCTTTCGCCATTTGTCGCCGCGGAGGAATACGAAGTTCTCCACCCGCGGCTGGTCGCAGCGCACCAGAGCCTGCTGCAAAAGAGTGGCGCCGGCAACAACTACCTGGGCTGGCGAGACTTGCTCGGTAGTTCCGCCAGTGCCCTGCTGGAGGAGCTGGAGAGTACAGCGGCGGAGATACGAGAGCGGGCGGACGTCCTCGTATGTATCGGAATTGGCGGGTCGTACCTGGGCGCCCAGGCCGTCATTGCTGCGTTGACACCTCACCTCACACGGCCGGAAGGATCCCCCGAGATCCTGTTCGCCGGCCACCACCTCAGTGGCTCCTATCATCAAGAACTGCTCCGGTATCTGGAAGGGAAATCCGTATACGTCAATGTGATTTCCAAGAGCGGAACCACTCTTGAGCCCGCCATAGCGTTCCGGCTTCTTCGTAACTGGATGCACGACACTTTCGAAGATGCCGACAGGCGGATCATCGTGACAACCGACCCCGATCGCGGAAAGCTCAACGAGCTTCGCGACGTGCACGGGTACCGCCGCTATGTGATCCCTGCCGACGTGGGCGGTCGCTTTTCTGTTCTCACGCCCGTCGGTCTTCTTCCGATCGCTGCCGCCGGGGTCGATATCCGGGCACTGTTCCGTGGCGCCGTTGAAATGTGCGATCTCCTTGTGACAAACGAAGACAACGTCGCGCTCGAATATGCCGCCGCGCGCTACCTGCTTCACGAAAAGGGGTACTCCGTGGACGCCCTTGCCGTCCTCGAGCCGCGGCTCTATGGTATTGCGCGCTGGTGGCAACAACTCTTTGGGGAAAGTGAAGGCAAGAACCATCGCGGACTCTTCCCGGTCATGGTGCAGTACACCACCGACCTGCACTCCATCGGTCAGTACATGCAGGACGGACAGAGGCGGGTCATCGAGACGTTCCTGATGGAGCGCCAGGTTTCAGACACTCTTGTGGTGCCCGAGGTTGATGGCCCGCCGGATGGCCTGGAATACCTGACCGGGCAACGGTTGTCTGCCGTGAATCAGAAGGCGTACGAGGGAACGGCTCGGGCCCATCTCAACGGGGGTGTGCCCAATATGACGATTACGATCGATTCGCTCGAGGCCGTCTCAATTGGTCGTCTTATTTACTTCTTTGAGCACGCCGTGGCCGTCGGCGGCTACCTGCTGGGGGTCAATCCGTTTGATCAGCCCGGCGTCGAGGACTACAAGGCCGAGATGTACAAACTCCTCGGGCGTTCCTGA
- a CDS encoding serine/threonine protein phosphatase: MKQIAIGDVHGCLKTLDRLLEKLELTADMHLIFVGDYVDRGPDSKGVIQRLIELREHYTCTFLRGNHESMFLEYLEEGVDEIWSMNGGRETVGSYLNGSEDASFPDDHVEFVQATTYFHETEDYFFVHAGLKPFLTIEENKGQVDPEVFLWERSHLNVDEYAWEKVVVCGHTPVSKPIDHPQLINIDTGCVYRFNPLLGKLTAVILPEREFVIVRNTDW, translated from the coding sequence ATGAAGCAGATTGCAATTGGTGATGTCCACGGCTGCTTGAAGACGCTCGATCGCCTTCTCGAAAAGCTCGAGCTCACAGCCGACATGCACTTGATCTTCGTAGGCGACTACGTCGATCGAGGCCCCGATTCAAAGGGCGTGATCCAGCGCCTGATTGAACTTCGCGAACACTACACCTGCACGTTTCTGCGGGGCAATCATGAATCCATGTTCCTCGAGTACCTGGAAGAAGGCGTCGACGAAATCTGGTCGATGAATGGTGGCCGGGAAACGGTGGGCAGCTACCTGAACGGTTCGGAAGACGCGAGCTTTCCGGATGATCACGTTGAGTTCGTGCAGGCGACCACGTACTTCCACGAGACAGAAGACTACTTTTTCGTGCACGCGGGCCTCAAGCCCTTCTTGACGATTGAGGAGAACAAGGGCCAGGTCGACCCCGAGGTATTCCTCTGGGAGCGAAGCCACCTCAACGTCGACGAATATGCATGGGAGAAGGTTGTCGTGTGTGGACACACCCCCGTCTCGAAGCCGATCGATCACCCCCAGCTTATCAACATCGACACGGGTTGCGTCTATCGCTTCAATCCGCTGCTGGGAAAGTTGACAGCGGTCATACTTCCCGAGCGCGAGTTCGTGATTGTTCGAAACACGGACTGGTAG